DNA sequence from the Pelecanus crispus isolate bPelCri1 chromosome 4, bPelCri1.pri, whole genome shotgun sequence genome:
tgagcaTATAATCATGTCAGAATTCCTGGtattaatctttttgttttgacatttttaattgaGATTTCATAGTAgtaaaagagaataaattttttttacctcttaGACTGGCTTGTCTTTTCTTATACAGCCACAATATACTGCTAAGATAAGTATAATAGGTAGACTTAATTTATCTTGTCTTCCTTTTGTGACTGAACTCATCGTTAACAATTGCTGTCCATCAGTCTGTCCCATTGTTTTCATCGCCATCCTCTCTGTTGCATGGCGAGCAGAACACAAGTTGTGATCTGCCTTAGTCAAAGTCTGCAGTGATCCCTTCTTGGCCAAATCACAGAACTGGTacttcatcttttatttcctgtgtgCATCAGTGCTATTGAATGTGTTCCTCTCCTGGATTCTGGTCTTGTTCTAGTTGATTTTACTCCTTACAATTTGATAATACAGCATATGCTTCTTGGATCCTCCTCAGCCTCACACTGCATTCGGTGTTCTGGgcctctttgtctttctcttctccccctgTGTCTTGCCATTGGGCTATTTATCTTGCAAACACAAGTTCGACTGTTACCTCTGCAACCCAGGTAGCTGTTGATGTTTAGACAGAATGATGAAACCTAGTCTGTGCCctcataattttatttactgctattttttccttcccactccTCCCGCTACAGTCCAGCAAATAAGATCTTGACCTGTTCAGACTTACACCAGGAGCCTCTGCAAAATTTGCCTGTTTTGACTGAGGTGCCTCTCCACTTTCTGTTGCCTTGCAAAATCCTAACAGCTTATCCTCAGACTTTCTCATGTTAAATACTAGAGATTGTTGTATCAGAAATCAATCCATGAGGCTCTTGAACCTACTTCTTCTACTTTGTGCTACATCTCTGTAAGGCTTTGTGTGAAGAGTTTTTGTCTGCAAACTCTTACCCTGTGTGGTAACTTAAAGAAGAGTTTAGTAATACCTCGAGCATCTTTTGCCAACCTTAAAATAAACATGGTCAAAAGTAACTTATTCTGAAGTTCTTCAGATTCTTTGTATGTGGGAAAAACTTAGTGAAACTTATGAGCAACTTTGTTGCAGGTTGGAAAATGCTTTCTATGAGCATGCACAAACTTACTATTATACAGAAATACGAAGAGTTAAGTCTCACAAGGAGTTCTTGAACAAAACCACTCATCAGGTAATGTCACCCTATTTTTGAAATACTGTGCAAGTTATAGTGCAtgttaaaacatgaaaataaggGTTGCTTGTTTCTTAAACGTTTTTATTCCCCCCGCTTCCGACTTGAGATGCCTTCGTTCAGTATAGAAAGTAAACCTGGTTTTATTTGCTGCAATTTAAACTTTGATTTTGATTGGTTTTGTTCTTATgtttatttgtcttcctcgCATCTTCCTTAGAGGAAGAGCCACAGCCCAGAAATTAAGttcttggattaaaaaaaaagtaattaaattttcTGTATGGGTTAACCTATTTGAATGTAGTATCTTAACAAGTTGTGCAAAGTGCTTCCCTTAGAAGCTCAGAATGTAAACGTGCCCCTGATTTGGCttttagcttttgcttttcaaattgtTAAATATCTACTAAGACACACAACATTCTGTTGCAATTGCCAGCTTCCCTCTCTTGGAAGCTGGGACCCAAGAGGTGAGCTCCGAACGAACAAGTGACACCGTTGGTGTAGAGGTTTTGGGGTATTACAAAGCCTCTCCCCTGTTCCAGGTTGAAAGGCTTGGAATTAAATCTGTTGAAAGATCCCTGCTGCGTCATGGTGGCAGAGGGTGCTCTTGGGAAACAGTTGCATAGTCAGTTTTTTGAGTCAACTGCTATATTATGTAAACCTTGGAAATTATCACCTGTACCTGCTTTGTAGGTAATAGGTATGTTCAGATATTTGTGAATGATGTACGCTGGTTGTGTTTTGCAGCTTTTATTTGTTAGACACCAGTTCAAAATAGCATTCTTCAGTGAGCTGAAACAGGATACACAGAATGCTCTCAAGTAAGAATCATGTaatcttcccccccaccctctcTACCCCACATTACTGCTAAGCCATAGAttatgataaatattttcccaaataaaaaattatttaaacatgtATGCAAGGGTTCTTCACTGGGAAGAACACTCTGATTGGAaggctgttttctgctgttggaAATCCTgttcttaaattttattatCTTGTATGATTTAACTCTAATTTAAGTATTCCTGCTTAGAAATTACAGAACTGCCTATAATCTTGTTCATGAATTGAGGGCTCATGAAACAAACATGCTGGAAATCAAGACCATGGCAGGATTTATAAACTACAAGGTAACAAGTGTACTTCTAATCTTTGACAACctttacctaaaaaaaaaaaaaaaagttgatccATCTTTAACATGTAAAGGTTTAAAAGTTccattttatattgcttttaagAAGATGGATTAGAAACAGCTATCAGTGGAATACCAGTTACACTCAGACTTGCAAAGACTTCTAAATTCTGCACAAAAGAAAGATCCTTAGCTGAAGCTTGGGAGTATCTTGAAGGATTGGAGTTCATTTGCGATGCAGTCATCTGAAAGACTAGACTGTCTTTAACACTCGCTCTGTGAAGGGGGAATGAAAACAAGGGTTGGTTGTTCCTTGAGTATTTTTGTCGTCTTGCAAAGCTTAAGCCAGTATAGTTCAGTTCATGGTTGTTAGGAGGAAGGTAACTCTTTAAGAATCAGACCATACTTTTGTGGTATTTTGGGGGCTTTTAGGTAAAGAGAGAAACCTATCCCACCATTTACAACAATCCTGGAGCTGGACTCCATCAAATTCCATTTGCAGACTGCAGACCTCAAAGATAATGACCTTCCTAGTGGCTCTGCAGTTCTGTCTTGAATTTGGCTGCGGGTTATGCACTCTTCCTTGATGATttgagggagaaggggaagaaaaataacattagaTGAAATAGAGGACCACATGGTTTCAGGTGTAGTACATTATGGTTTACatctatttttctccctctgttttctaTGCTATTTGAGCTCTTCGTAAATATGTAAAATTAGTTTGGGTTTTTCAtgggtgtcttttttttttttttgttttaaagctaaTCCTTAACAGCCTAACACggctatttttccttttattttgatttattctaGATCTGTCGCCTCTGTTTTCAGCATAATACTCCACTGGATGCAATTGCTCAGTTCAGGAAACATATTGActtatgcaagaaaaaaataggaagtgCAGAACTGGCTTTTGAGCATGCTGCCTGGATGTCTAAACAGTATGTTTTTGCTTAGTCATGTTTCTGGTTGAGTTCATATGTAACCTTATGAAGTTCAGTGTTTTACTTGTCTAGGCAAGATACAAATTCAAAGTTCTTTCTCCAAGGAAGAGATATACTAGGTCATAAAAACTGTATGCTGTCATTCTGTTTTGCATTGATTATTGACCACTTTTCTCTGGGAATGAACAGGATATGATACAAATGCAGCCATAGAACTTAGATGCAAAAGTTCAGCAAAGTATCATCTGTCTTAACACTAACCAGaacttttaattgaaatgtaCCTTTCAGTTCAAATTGCTGTTCTGTACATAATCTTGCTTATGATTTGTTTTTTGAATAGATTTCAGGCTTTTGGCGACTTGTTTGATGAAGCGATTAAGCTAGGATTGACAGCAATTCAAACTCAGAATCCAGGTTTCTATTACCAGCAGGCAGCCTACTATGCACAGGAACGGAAACAACTAGCAAGTATGCTTTGTAACCATGATGTAAGTTGGGAGGGGAGAAAATGCTTTGCAAGTAACCAGATAGTAAATTAGCTAGTGTTTTAGTCTCAAATGGTAGTGGAATAATCTGTAATATGAGTAAGTGAAATCCAAGGGAAGTATATGTGTGTTTTCTGGTGCTTACTAACATGACAAGTATTTGTTATGTATTGGAAAGGTTACTGCGGAACAAATGTGTGAGGGTTTATTTTGTTACAAatagtgtttattttattacaaataattctgacatggttttaaaatactttaaaaaagtatACTTTCTACATCTCTGGATACTTGAAAATTtaccattttgtttttccagtatATTTCTCTATACATGCACTGTGTCTGGTGACTTacaggaagcagagaaatggGAGCATTAATATTGGAGTGTGGGGGGGtaggtggtggtggttgttctggaggttttttttgaCACTTGCCTGGCAGAAAGGGTTGCATGGAAAATCGATCTCTGCAGTTGATTAAACATACATGCTAATTATATGTAGCTACTCTCCAGCTGACATGTCCCGAtgacttaaaaatgtttttgttcctATTGGTGCTATTTATTTGTTGTTCTTGGATTATCTTGTTAGgaacttgttttaaaaaggattaCCCAGTTATTCTTTAACAGTATTTGAGACAAATGAAGATGAAGGAAGTAGAATGTCAGACTGAATTAATGAGAAGAATTTAAATGTTTGGGTTTCCTGAGGTACTATTTTTATACAGGTGGCTGGAAAGATTATATGTTCTaaaacaaatttcttcttttatgtgcatgtgtattGGAGTATCAGATCacttttaatgctttaaaatgaaacatgaacCCTTTTTTATGACTATATTTGCTGAATTTACAGTCTTCTGTGATATATCCCAATCCGGATCCCCTGGAAACGCAAACTGGAGTGCTTGACTTCTATGGGCAAAGACCATGGCGGCAGGGAATATTAAGTATGTTTCTGTGTCTTGTATCTGTGGAGTTCAGACAAACTTCTTTAGTTGCTGATCCTTCCAGCTGACTTAGTGGGCATAAGTATGTAATCCCTTTTCCACAGAGCCTGATGCAGAACTGGGACCTCACTCTCTTGTTAGTTGGTGGTACAACTTGAACAAGTGTCAGCTGGAAGTGCAGGAAGTGTATTTGATCTCTGTaacaaatagaaaaaggaaCCTCAAGTTTATACAGGATCAGGTCTTCAGCAAAGTTGCATAGGCCATGCTGAagctctgctgctttgcttctgttgtTGCCTGTAACTGCCTATACCTATAATCAGTGTGCTGCAGAAATGCCTGACTGCAGTGAAATGCGTTATTCCTGGGAAGAGAAGTTGGACAACTGGATACAGCAAAAGTAACTATGGCCCTGAATGTGTTTGTTATAAATTCATCCTGCCATTCATACTGTATCTTGCCAACTGTAGACAGGaattcatgacttttttttttcctgaaaaagctttttggtTCTCGAATTGACTGAGAAGATGCAATGACTAGATTTTAATCTAAGGAAGGAATTGTGGTTTTCATAGTAAGGAGgatgttttcacagaaattcaGCTTTGAGCTATGTATGAATAAACATGCAGTTCTGAGATCTTCATTGTTTTGTTGACTGTGGTTTTACatccctttctccctctccatttGGTCTCCTATTCTTTattctctgcatttcctttggGCTTTGCCACTTTATCACTGCccttttttaaagactttattTCATGTACTGTCTAACCTCTTTTATCTTCAGGtgttactgttttaaaattggTTAGAATCTACTGCCAGGGTTAAACAGTTTAAGATGAAGAGAAGCTTTACCTGTCAATATATATGTGTTTTTTTCGTTCCAGCAAGAGTTTATAGTCTTTTAAAGACCTGTACAGTTCTTCATATGTTGGCGTTCTCTACTGCTAGAGAAACATAAGCTTGAATTCTTACTTGAGATCAGATAGGAAAAGGGCTACAAATTTGTCTTAACATATGTGCTTTAAATGTTAATAGATGCAGTCTAAAGATTAGGTTGTCTTACTGTAGTTTGCTATTTTTGGGTAGCTTCAGATAACTTATTTTAAACAAGGCAAGATAATTGTTCTAGAATTTCCCTTCTAGAACACAGAGGATGGATGAGTTCTTAAAGTCTCCTTTATACATATATCCGTCTCCTAGGCAAAAGAATGTTTAAGAGTTTGAGTGTGCTTGAGTTGGAGCTTGCATTGCATAGTTCCCTTTGGGTCTAGACAAAATTCCAATTTCATGGATTTTTCATTGTCTTATGCAGGCTTTGATCTTTCTGATCCTGAAAAGGAGAAGATGGGGATTTTGTCCCTacagctgaaagagaaaaatgtccttCACTCGGTAAGTTTTattctacaaaaaaaaccccatcctgTCTTCTAACATTATCCTAATGTTTGCATATATAATGATATCAGTAATGGTTTTATCTGTTAGGAGCTAATAATCACTTTGTTGAGTAATGCTGTCGCGCAGttcaagaaatacaaatgtCCAAGAATGAAAAGTCATTTGAGTGAGTATAGATAtcagatgtttgttttttttcaaataaattttgcaAAGACTTTCAGTGTTgatctgtacttttttttttatcagtggTTCAAATGGGAGAAGAATATTACTACGCTAAAGATTATGCCAAAGCTTTGAAGTGAGTACCATCCATGACTGCTTCTTTCACATGCTATTCTTCTCACTAAGACCTCATGTCTTATTGCTATGGAATAATGCTGGAAGCTCATCTAAGATGCTCCTAGTACCTGGATTTGATTGAAGCATGAGCTTTCAAGTCTCCACTTAtatcaaagaaagcaaaacagatatGATGAGTCAGTTATTAGAGTAGAAACACTTCCTGCTCTAAGCTGTTATGGAGATTTGCCTTATTGggcaaatattatttatttctagcTCACTGACTGAGAGCTCTCATGTGCGTGtgctctctcttctcccagaaGTGATTTCTGAAACTTGCCTGCTACTGTAACGAAAATATAGTTACATTTAATTACAGACTTGCTAGTTACAAAAttcaaaaaaatggaaatgtagctgaatttaatttttgtttatatacCAGGGAATTAGCAAAAGGAATTATTCTTATTGGTGCAGTTTTCTACTGTTAAATGACTACAGAGCTAGGAAAGCTTAGTGCTGAGGTACAGCTGCATCTTTTCCAAAGGATGTGTCTCATGCTTAGTTtcttaactttgttttttttttaaggggaaacAGAGTCAAGGTCATGTTTTAGGAGTCCcacaacattttcattaattagGTTTCAAAGATCACATGTTGTAAAGGGAGTATGTTTGAGGTAGGAGAGATGTGTTTGCTATTGTTACTAGCTGACTGGAAGCTACATGGAGGAGAAGGTAGGCGAGGACAAGCAGATCAATTTGTATCAAGCCTAATTTTTACGTGAACAAGcatttcttatttatatttaGGTAGATTTTCCTGTAATAGGCAGAAACTTGTCTTGAACAGTTgaacagagtttaaaaaaataatttctctgctttgctaGTAATAGCAAACATTGCTCAGTATGAAAACCATATTAAGGTGTGCAGTTTTGCCTGATAAAGATTGATGTATGTGGTGTTTGTAGATCTTTGAAACCTTTAAGGGAGCAGGGGAtaaggaggcaggagggaaaagaaacatcTCTGCTTAAGGAACattaaaattcttcagtttGGAAGGGGACCTTatggtggggttttggtttgtttttcttaaaacttaCCGCATATTCAATAGCAACGTCTATTTTTAATGCAAGGCTGGACTAAGGCTCTTCTGTCCAATTGCTGTTTTGCTAGTTCTTCATGTGAAGACAAGTGAGTTTTCCTGTTGTTCTCTTGTGAAAATTGTTGTAGCCCGAAATAGAAAATTCATCAAATAAATACGTTTCTTCACAATAATTTCACACTGTTTTCAATAAATCATTGCCATATGTAAACAGTAGCCTTGGCTTTAATCTAGCATTTGTATTACTGAAGgtgaatttttttgttaatgatgCGAAATAAATGTGAGCTTCTAAAAAGTATTGGTGTGTGTATAACTTGTTTTTCTCTCAATTTTACTGTGTTGCAGGCTCTTGGATTATGTTATGTGTGAATATCGCAGTGAGGGATGGTGGACTCTTCTCACTTCCATATTGACGACAGCTCTCAAATGTTCATATCTGATGGCCCAGCTAAAAGATTATATAACATACTCCTTAGAGCTACTGGGTAGAGGTattcttttaagaaatataCTCAGCCtatgcagaaaaattaaagtacGTGTATTTGGAAGTCTGACAAATCAGTCAGACACAGTGTTTACAGTACTTCAAATTATTTGACTACAAAATAACTGTATACTTGTGCTGAACTTGTTCTATCTTCTCTCATGTGCTGGAAGCTGAATTTTCTTGCTCTTCTATTATAAAATTCACTGCATTCAAATAGACTGTGTCAGGATGTCTGAGGCATAGAGCTTCATTTGATACTGTTCAAATAATATAAAAGAAACTTCCTGAGCtttgggatgggggaaagaactATAATATAGCTAAAgggggaaaacattttttctagtAAGTAACAAAGCTAGCACTGTTTTTTTGGACTTTAAAATCCTAAAtatgcttttcagattttttgctAGAACTCTGCTGATGAAATATGCATGTGGTATGTTTTAGGGAAAGAACGTGACATAGGATGGCTCCACAGTAATAATGCAAGCACTCTGCTTCATATAATGTCTGTTACTTGACATTGCCGAAATAATCCTTTTGTGCCCTGAATTGCTAATACCACTATTAGGGTAGGTGTGGTAAAAATGGGTTTGAATCTTCTGTTAGGCAGCCAGGCTACTCTGCTTTGTATTAAAGAATAGCCACTGAGACAAACCCACCTTTCTTCATCTTCAGGAGAAGAGTGCTTATTTCTATTAGTCCTTTCTAATTCCTGTCACCTTCTCTAGTTCTTGTTTCTAATATTATCTGAGCTTGCCTTTTGCATGCCCCACACTTTTCTGGTTTCTactgtttattctgtttttaaacataaataacaAGAAGGTGTAGGCATATTCTCTTGGGGTTTTCCTCCAATAAATTATGGAATGCTTGTCtaaccaaaaaatattttacttggtTCCAGTGGAAGTGAGAGGAAACACTTAAAATGGGGGAGGTTCTGAAAACTGAACGAATCCTTCATTACTAGTAGATGGATGTTAGaattttttctccccagaatGTGTTTTTGGAAAGATGCGATCTAAAAGAAAGATTTAtctttaagtttaaaaaaaaaaagtaagaggaCTTGTTTCTCTTGTGTAATCTTCGGGTTTGTTCTGTTTGCTAGCATCTACTCTTAAAGAAGATCAGAAATCTcgaatagaaaaaaatctgataaaagTCCTAATGGTAAGTGGCAAAACTCTTATTACccttttaaatattcttaagAGTGGTCAGTGTTTAGTAACcttcttttattgttatttgtAATCTTCCATCTGTATACAGAATGAAAGCCCTGATCCTGAACCTGATTGTGACGCTGCTGCTGTGAAAGCATCACAAAAATTGTGGGCTGACCGTGTTTCCCTGGCAGGCAGTAATGTTTTTACAATAGAAGTTCAAGATTTTATACCATTTGGTAAGTAAGAAAGCAAATTTACACACGATTATAAATTTTGATGTAGTTGTCTCTTGAAAATAactaattaggaaaaaatataaagtgtATATTAAAGCCAGCAATCTGAAACTCTTGTTTCAGCACTGTTCTGTTCTTTGTCTAAACCAGTAAGGTAAGAAATCATGAGAGAAGCCAGTGATCTCTCATTCCCAATATGGATTCTAAAGAAGAATCCTTTGAGCATTGTGtctgagggggggaaaaaaaccctctgaacTTCCATCTGAGGCTACCTACACCTTTAAACATGGTAGAATTAGTAAACCCTTGCTTTTTGAAAGACTTCTGCCACTGCGGTGTGCTTTGAAGTAGGATTCTGAGGGAAGAGGGCAGAATGTGTGCCAAGTAACACTCCCCATAGAAAGGGGGCGCAAGTGAGCATTACCTGCTCTAAAGAAGTGTGTCTAAGTGTacaggtttctttcttttctgtgggaTATCTgcctctcctcttctctgcaAAGGTTTTGGTCAAGTGCTGAAAAGTGGCTTTTCTGTGACAGCATTAGTAGCCAAATTTGTCCCACTTACAGGCAAACCAGACTTTTAAGAGTATACGCAGAACAGTCCTTACCACGATTATTTCAGGACTGTGCTTCTGGAATTTAATGTTGTAGTTTGTGTTTAATACCTGCttcttgggttttggttttgtggggttttttattttttcctttttttttttgaattcTAGTGCAGTGCAAAGCAAAATTTCTTGCTCCTAGCTTTCATGTTGATGTTCCTGTGCAGTTTGATGTATACTTGAGAGCTGATTGTCCTCATCCTATCAGGTTTTCTAAGCTCTGCATCAGTTTCAATAATCAGGTAACTACGTTCTATCTATCTCTGACGTAGTTATAGAAGCTTATTGTAAGAATGGAATAATATCTATTAGTGGTTTTAAACATAAACAAACTCAAAAgttcttttcaaaaaattatgttaatacTTACATtggaaaggtgttttttctttttgcattatcTACCACTTTTGACAAGTATATTGATACTGTGATAAAACTCCCAAATGCAGTTTCATTAGTTTGTCTGTCATATCTTTGTTTCTCTATGAAGCTCTTAAAAGTTTCAGAAGGATCATTTTAATGTCTTATTTCTCTTGATGATCTTGCATAAAGTTATCTTAATATAATGGATATCTGGTGTCAAAGAATCGCATTGTAATTACTTGCTAAGTCTAACTTCCATAGTGTGTAAAGTAGCAGGAACCCGTATAGTTTGATCCAGTAACACAGAGCCTTAACGTTTGCTATACTACTGTTACTCTCCAAAGGTGTCTTAAATCTGGATTTatcaacttttttccccactcctctATTGTAGGATTACAACCAATACTGTGTGGTAGAAGAAGCCTATCAAAAAAGTGATATTCTAGAACAGTCATCGCAAGGAACAATGTGCTTAGTCCCTGGCAAAACGAGAAAGTTCACTTTCAAATTTGTTGCAAAAACTGAAGATGTAGGAAAGAAGGTTGAGGTTTGTCTATTTGTTTTACACCTTTCTTACTGATGCTTACAAAGAACTCAAAAATACAAAGCTGCCTCTAATCTGGCACCAGTTACACATGTCACTGCAGTTTGAAATGTTTGAATTCTTGAAACTAAGTACCAAAAATGAGAGTAAAACGACGATACCAATGCAAAAACTTATCACAAAAACTTAAGTATTCCTTCAaatttggttggttggggtttttttaaatgtgtaatatactttaaaaaaaaaaaaaaaaaaaaacgggggaTGGAGGGGTGGTATAGCACTATGGGAGGTAGGAAACTGCAAAATACTACACTGCACACACATGAGCACAGATACTTCTCCCACCACTGTTTCATTAAATGAAATCCTGGAGTGGTGGGATGTCTTCAGTCTGcaaagctgccagaagcttttTGGTGATATGCAGGCACAATCAAAATGTGTATGTTGGAAAACTGTATTGTTACAGTAGGTGATCTGAAGACAAAATTATCAGTATGTGTTCAAATTTGGGTCTATCAGATCACCTCTGTGGATTTGATCCTGGGAAGTGAATCTGGCCGATGTGTAATTCTGAACTGGCGTGGAGCAGGTGGAGATGCTGCTTCATCTCAAGAGGCATTGCAGGCAGCACGTTCCTTCAGGCGAAGACC
Encoded proteins:
- the TRAPPC11 gene encoding trafficking protein particle complex subunit 11 isoform X2, with the protein product MTPTQWDFPVELCCRPMAFVTLTGLDVVYNAVHRAVWDAFCANRRADRVPISFKVLPGDHEYPKCRTKRTSYEWYIPKGILKTGWMNKHLNLVPALVVVFYELDWDEPQWKEKQSECATRVEIVRQSLQGRNTKVAVVLIQKKTPLPPGEDVIASERAAALCNACDLSGKSLFVLPHTDHLVGYIIRLENAFYEHAQTYYYTEIRRVKSHKEFLNKTTHQLLFVRHQFKIAFFSELKQDTQNALKNYRTAYNLVHELRAHETNMLEIKTMAGFINYKICRLCFQHNTPLDAIAQFRKHIDLCKKKIGSAELAFEHAAWMSKQFQAFGDLFDEAIKLGLTAIQTQNPGFYYQQAAYYAQERKQLASMLCNHDSSVIYPNPDPLETQTGVLDFYGQRPWRQGILSFDLSDPEKEKMGILSLQLKEKNVLHSELIITLLSNAVAQFKKYKCPRMKSHLMVQMGEEYYYAKDYAKALKLLDYVMCEYRSEGWWTLLTSILTTALKCSYLMAQLKDYITYSLELLGRASTLKEDQKSRIEKNLIKVLMNESPDPEPDCDAAAVKASQKLWADRVSLAGSNVFTIEVQDFIPFVQCKAKFLAPSFHVDVPVQFDVYLRADCPHPIRFSKLCISFNNQDYNQYCVVEEAYQKSDILEQSSQGTMCLVPGKTRKFTFKFVAKTEDVGKKVEITSVDLILGSESGRCVILNWRGAGGDAASSQEALQAARSFRRRPKLPDNEVHWDSLTIQASTMIISRVPNISVQLRHEPPALTNEMYCLIVTVQSHEETVAKDVKLTAGLKPGQDANLTQKTQVTLHGTDACDDSFPALLPDIPVGDLQPGEKLEKPIYIRCGTVGARMFLVYVSYLINTIVEGKEILCKCHRDETVTIETVFPFDVAVKFVSTKLEHLDRVFADIPFLLMTDILSASPWPLTIVTSQLQLSASMTPVDQLESYVENDR